The Triticum aestivum cultivar Chinese Spring chromosome 7B, IWGSC CS RefSeq v2.1, whole genome shotgun sequence genome window below encodes:
- the LOC123159655 gene encoding acyl transferase 15, which yields MSVVVTKSSPAVVAGPFDAGIVHLSSFDRCMGPTEVTLLLVFDQPIDQPVKTIKNALSQALAHYPPMAGRLAATGGDGELHIACTGEGVSFVGASASCALDDDDVTRSALLHGDLAVGYPAEYCSLIDPLLLMQVTEFSCGGFAVGVTWNHVIADAAGMAQFLQAVGELARGVPQLAVVPVRCEVQGSLPCLPPPLVAAMRSHMRVETEELATLDVTIPTSLINRIKFECGGDCTTFEAVAAVLWRCRTRAVISDGDHDASVPLAFPSNVRELVGAREGYYGNCITMQLVQATSGTVAGGEIKDLVRLIKLAKEKVPDIFQNSGADGETGSGGDRDQQQLAPPRYNTLGVSSWRNLGFEAVDFGRGSPARVMWKAHPTVGLVCVLCPPCKGEHGVTVVSRCVKPKHADAFVAELAALDV from the coding sequence ATGAGCGTTGTAGTGACCAAGTCCTCGCCGGCGGTGGTCGCCGGCCCTTTCGACGCCGGCATCGTCCATCTCTCCTCGTTCGACAGGTGCATGGGCCCTACTGAGGTCACGCTGCTCCTCGTCTTCGACCAACCAATCGACCAACCCGTCAAGACCATCAAAAACGCCCTGTCGCAGGCGCTGGCGCACTATCCCCCGAtggccggccgcctcgccgccaccgGCGGCGACGGGGAGCTCCACATCGCGTGCACCGGCGAGGGCGTGTCCTTCGTGGGCGCGTCAGCTAGCTGTGCCCTGGACGACGACGATGTCACGAGATCGGCGCTGCTCCACGGCGACCTCGCCGTCGGCTACCCCGCCGAATACTGCAGCCTCATCGACCCCTTGCTGCTGATGCAGGTGACCGAGTTCTCCTGCGGCGGGTTCGCCGTGGGCGTGACGTGGAACCACGTCATAGCCGACGCGGCGGGGATGGCGCAGTTCCTGCAGGCCGTCGGCGAGCTCGCCCGGGGCGTGCCGCAGCTGGCCGTCGTTCCGGTCAGGTGTGAAGTCCAAGGCTCGCTGCCTTGCCTCCCGCCGCCGCTGGTGGCCGCCATGAGGTCTCATATGCGCGTAGAAACCGAGGAACTGGCCACCTTGGACGTCACCATCCCCACGAGCTTGATCAACCGCATAAAATTCGAGTGTGGCGGCGACTGCACGACGTTCGAAGCCGTCGCCGCGGTGCTCTGGCGGTGCCGCACCCGCGCGGTCATCTCCGACGGTGACCACGACGCCTCCGTGCCCCTCGCCTTCCCGAGCAACGTGCGAGAACTCGTCGGCGCCAGGGAAGGCTACTACGGCAACTGCATCACCATGCAGCTGGTCCAGGCGACAAGCGGCACGGTGGCGGGCGGCGAAATCAAGGACCTGGTGAGGCTGATCAAGCTCGCCAAAGAGAAGGTACCAGACATATTCCAAAATAGCGGCGCCGACGGTGAGACCGGCTCCGGTGGTGATAGAGATCAGCAGCAGCTGGCGCCCCCGAGGTACAACACGCTTGGAGTATCGAGCTGGAGGAACCTAGGATTCGAAGCGGTGGATTTTGGGCGTGGGAGTCCGGCGCGCGTGATGTGGAAGGCGCACCCGACGGTGGGGCTCGTCTGCGTTCTGTGCCCGCCGTGCAAGGGGGAGCACGGCGTCACCGTCGTGTCCCGCTGCGTCAAGCCGAAGCATGCCGACGCCTTCGTAGCGGAGTTGGCCGCCCTCGACGTATAA